The Acidobacteriota bacterium genome has a segment encoding these proteins:
- a CDS encoding cytochrome d ubiquinol oxidase subunit II produces MLPDAIACAIVAGLTLYAVLGGADFGVGVWELNPTLRASERERAFMHQAMGPVWEANHVWLIFVLIGLFSAFPPAFAALCRALWIPLLLAVVGIMLRGAGFVFHNSVTGMARQRAVWARVFALASTAAPFFLGAAAGAVASGELAVTARGGYAGDYLSGWLSPLSIFSAFFSVGICAYLAAVYLTREAAMEGDPVLVNAWRRRALAAGGGMGALAMAGLAVAAGSAPLLWKGLAGRALPFVGISVLVALFTIWALWRRRFTAAVFGAAATVAAVVWGWSAAQYPALIPPVITVETARGPDAVLEAVLWGIVAGSLIMVPSLVYLFYLFKWKRAAGAATYGNGKDD; encoded by the coding sequence ATGCTGCCTGACGCAATTGCCTGCGCGATTGTGGCGGGCCTCACGCTGTACGCCGTTCTGGGCGGGGCGGACTTCGGCGTGGGAGTGTGGGAGCTCAACCCGACCTTGCGAGCTTCCGAAAGGGAGCGGGCGTTCATGCATCAGGCGATGGGCCCCGTGTGGGAAGCCAACCACGTATGGTTGATTTTCGTGCTGATAGGACTGTTTTCGGCGTTTCCACCCGCGTTCGCAGCGTTGTGCCGCGCGCTCTGGATTCCTCTGCTGTTAGCGGTGGTTGGAATAATGTTGCGGGGCGCGGGCTTCGTCTTTCACAACTCCGTGACGGGCATGGCGCGGCAGCGGGCGGTCTGGGCGAGAGTGTTCGCGCTCGCTTCCACGGCGGCTCCGTTTTTCCTCGGAGCCGCCGCCGGCGCCGTCGCCTCCGGAGAGCTGGCCGTGACGGCGCGCGGCGGCTACGCGGGCGATTATTTGAGCGGATGGCTCTCTCCCCTGTCGATTTTCAGCGCTTTCTTCTCGGTGGGAATCTGCGCGTACCTCGCGGCCGTCTACCTGACTCGCGAGGCTGCCATGGAGGGCGATCCCGTCCTTGTCAATGCCTGGCGGCGTCGCGCGCTTGCCGCCGGCGGGGGGATGGGCGCCCTGGCGATGGCGGGACTGGCCGTAGCGGCGGGCAGCGCGCCCCTGCTCTGGAAGGGATTGGCGGGCCGGGCCCTGCCGTTCGTGGGAATATCCGTCCTGGTCGCCTTATTCACCATCTGGGCGTTGTGGCGGCGGCGTTTTACGGCCGCGGTTTTCGGCGCTGCGGCAACCGTCGCCGCCGTGGTATGGGGATGGAGCGCCGCCCAGTATCCCGCGCTCATACCCCCGGTTATTACCGTCGAAACGGCGCGCGGGCCCGACGCCGTGCTCGAAGCGGTGCTCTGGGGCATCGTAGCCGGCTCCCTCATCATGGTCCCGTCGCTTGTGTACCTCTTCTACCTTTTCAAGTGGAAGCGTGCGGCGGGGGCCGCTACGTATGGCAACGGGAAAGACGATTGA
- a CDS encoding amidohydrolase family protein, which produces MTLRLHRAAWILPIVSPPVRDGALVLDEGGRMAALGPSDEVRGKYSHLPPVEHGGSVLFPGLVNAHTHLEFSHLLGVAPRAGEGQGGLAAWLGRFQEKRVLSSEDDAKAALPGALAQLRDSGVAFVGDVSNALLSVEPLREAGLEGVVFYEIHERLDARDAEAVFKGAAARVENLDSPNGLRVVLSPHAPYTVSKRLFELLRGWSEERGAPLSVHLAEGEDENLLYESGSGELRAWFERLGVWPWPPGFSPTEKTTTATLDAWGLVHDRTLAVHGVALRRADVEILAKRGAALCLCPRSNLYVGGKLPPVEVFLKAGLPMALGTDSLASNDDLSLFMEMRLLGERFPSIPHREILKMATLNGARALGISEERVSFAEGNRPAVMKIDCRTPVQDAEAHLVLRGHEHTAERVA; this is translated from the coding sequence ATGACGCTTCGTCTCCACCGCGCCGCCTGGATTCTTCCTATTGTCTCGCCGCCCGTTCGTGACGGGGCGCTCGTTCTCGACGAGGGGGGCCGCATGGCCGCGCTCGGCCCGTCCGACGAGGTGCGGGGAAAATATTCCCATCTCCCTCCCGTCGAGCACGGAGGCAGCGTCCTTTTCCCCGGGCTCGTCAACGCGCACACGCACCTCGAGTTTTCCCATCTGCTCGGCGTCGCCCCCCGCGCGGGGGAAGGGCAGGGGGGGCTGGCGGCATGGCTTGGCCGCTTTCAGGAAAAGCGCGTGCTGTCTTCCGAGGACGACGCCAAGGCGGCACTGCCCGGCGCGCTCGCGCAGCTCCGCGACTCCGGCGTCGCGTTCGTGGGCGACGTCTCCAACGCGCTTCTCTCCGTCGAGCCGCTCCGGGAAGCGGGGTTGGAGGGCGTCGTTTTTTACGAGATTCATGAAAGGCTCGACGCGCGGGACGCGGAGGCTGTTTTTAAAGGGGCCGCGGCGCGCGTAGAGAACCTCGACTCCCCGAATGGGCTCAGAGTCGTTCTTTCGCCGCATGCGCCCTACACGGTCTCGAAGCGCCTGTTCGAGCTTCTCCGGGGCTGGTCGGAGGAGCGCGGCGCGCCGCTCAGCGTCCACCTCGCTGAGGGCGAGGACGAGAATCTCCTCTACGAATCCGGCTCTGGCGAGCTTCGCGCGTGGTTCGAGCGGCTGGGCGTCTGGCCATGGCCGCCGGGTTTCTCGCCCACCGAGAAAACCACCACGGCGACGCTCGATGCTTGGGGCCTCGTCCACGACCGTACGCTCGCGGTGCACGGGGTCGCCTTGCGCCGTGCGGACGTGGAAATTCTCGCCAAGCGCGGCGCGGCGCTCTGCCTCTGCCCTCGAAGCAACCTCTACGTCGGCGGAAAACTTCCACCCGTGGAGGTTTTCCTGAAGGCCGGCCTCCCCATGGCGCTCGGCACCGACAGCCTCGCCTCGAACGACGACCTGTCGCTCTTCATGGAGATGCGCCTGCTCGGCGAGCGGTTTCCTTCCATTCCTCACCGCGAAATCTTGAAAATGGCCACCTTGAACGGCGCCCGCGCGCTGGGTATTTCCGAAGAGCGCGTCAGCTTCGCCGAGGGAAACCGGCCGGCGGTGATGAAGATAGACTGCCGGACGCCCGTCCAGGACGCGGAGGCGCACCTCGTGCTTCGCGGCCACGAGCATACGGCGGAGCGTGTCGCATAG
- a CDS encoding S8 family serine peptidase: MKRMSGTLTVALLAFLGVAGGGVFTQPPRATMNSRAEFLLLCYEQGSLWDCAPEWAQEGGLRAAVRFREIPSEHALYMLEGEGIRFSLLRHGERRGVEAATSRRSLAARVPWEKVRTLVNHPLVERIEAYWRPLPTLDLSNPEVDASDGAWLYDDDGGLPLRGAGTVIAAIDFGIDVYHPALFKDTGPTYDWLDNGNSIFDRGVDCVDLNTNFLCDADELLDFVDGAGGPSGTMCVFEANIDWLFNDADADAVRDQANDLVTTFGEQLFIVNDANENNALDVGETLQALGESKILRTRNGTGIVRVRGVDLTDTDADTSGHGTAVAGIAVGQAPGRLLAGIAPDAEYLLGDVDGGVLAAAEWAELEGADVVLHEFGEWLYEFLDGSSIYEEQMDAQSAGGITQVTGAGNLANGNKHSQFTVAGGGSVTNTFTVPAGQIEIYASYLWRTPSNNLRMRITPPATPQSGDLPMNPAWTETIVGVYNVSTFKETSPRGTVKVDFWIHDGGNPVTGSWALEIFNDAVSDELVDGYIDDNTRSWSGGTVFTNFVTSARTVTWPATADSAVTVASYSTRGALGVLSSFSGRGTRVDGVSILDVAAPGDNDIYTARSEDQTSPCFTPCLVTCESPCLAIPCPIWGRHKFFTGTSASAPHAAAAAAILKQYIPALPPPQVRTAIQDGALEDANTGATPNDDWGYGKLRILQALKEADRTPPAWDTTVGAQTVVTSCGSATVSWNPATDLYKNPVRYHVYRDAVSGFTPSLANRIATTTLTSYTDSVAAGTYYYIVRAEDSAIEPNEDTNTVEVSAVVPTTVVAYDTSFDPVTTLAEDCGDGDAVVEPGEGWSATVQLENTSVCNATNVLADLTVNAGSAVAATVCNNPGDYGSIPAGGTATFTYSFLVDAGAVCVNDLTFDVTGIVSDEGAYPGEIPAFSLQVGTINPGPTETSFQVADPLGALDSTEFSDFAPAFTIPSPAKSATLSYTLSGATDLVNCVEVALVDPSATATVVKPLGVADENPYDVTGLYTKAGTYQLRLMEEGGGCGGGGKAKVAAGTLSVTAGVVECDASACVCPFPPPPEPSPVGSADPLLVPTTAADQIIVEDVENETGYVVYEGAIGTWYGTPSQTCLDTWNDVGSTVELGYSIVGAGDRWVVVSAANAFSESSCGTDNAGAERNAQPGWPATGPCP, from the coding sequence ATGAAGCGAATGAGCGGAACATTGACGGTAGCGCTTTTGGCCTTCCTAGGGGTGGCGGGAGGAGGAGTTTTCACGCAGCCTCCTCGGGCTACGATGAACTCGAGGGCGGAATTCCTCCTCTTGTGCTACGAACAGGGGAGCCTCTGGGACTGCGCTCCCGAGTGGGCGCAGGAAGGAGGCCTCCGTGCCGCCGTGCGTTTCCGGGAAATTCCCTCCGAGCATGCGCTCTACATGCTCGAAGGCGAGGGGATTCGATTTTCGCTTCTTAGGCATGGCGAAAGGCGCGGCGTGGAGGCTGCCACGTCGCGCCGCAGCCTTGCCGCGCGTGTCCCGTGGGAGAAGGTGCGCACCCTGGTGAACCATCCCCTCGTGGAGCGCATCGAAGCGTACTGGCGCCCCCTCCCCACGCTTGATTTAAGCAACCCGGAGGTGGACGCCTCGGACGGCGCGTGGCTCTACGACGACGACGGCGGCCTTCCGCTTCGCGGCGCGGGCACTGTCATCGCCGCCATCGACTTTGGCATCGACGTATACCATCCGGCGCTCTTCAAGGACACCGGCCCGACCTACGACTGGCTGGACAACGGAAACAGCATTTTCGACAGGGGCGTCGACTGCGTGGACCTTAATACCAACTTTCTCTGCGACGCCGACGAACTCCTCGATTTCGTGGACGGCGCGGGAGGGCCCTCGGGAACGATGTGCGTTTTCGAGGCAAACATCGACTGGCTCTTCAACGACGCCGATGCGGACGCCGTGCGCGACCAGGCAAACGACCTCGTGACCACCTTCGGCGAGCAGCTATTCATCGTGAACGACGCGAATGAAAACAACGCGCTCGACGTGGGCGAGACGCTTCAGGCACTGGGCGAATCTAAGATTCTCAGGACGCGCAACGGCACCGGCATCGTGCGCGTGCGCGGCGTGGACCTCACGGACACGGACGCCGACACCTCAGGGCACGGCACGGCGGTCGCGGGAATCGCCGTCGGCCAGGCGCCGGGGCGGCTCCTTGCGGGCATCGCGCCGGATGCGGAATATCTCCTCGGCGATGTCGACGGCGGCGTGCTCGCGGCCGCGGAATGGGCGGAACTTGAAGGCGCCGACGTCGTCCTGCACGAGTTCGGCGAATGGCTTTATGAATTCCTGGACGGAAGCAGCATCTACGAGGAGCAAATGGACGCGCAGTCGGCAGGCGGGATTACGCAGGTCACAGGGGCGGGCAATCTCGCAAACGGCAACAAGCACTCCCAGTTTACCGTGGCGGGAGGAGGGTCGGTGACGAACACATTCACGGTTCCGGCGGGGCAAATAGAAATCTATGCCTCGTATCTCTGGCGCACGCCGTCCAACAACCTCCGCATGCGCATCACGCCCCCCGCTACGCCCCAGAGCGGTGATTTGCCCATGAATCCGGCGTGGACGGAAACGATCGTGGGCGTCTATAACGTATCGACGTTCAAAGAAACGTCTCCCCGGGGCACGGTGAAGGTGGACTTCTGGATTCACGACGGGGGGAATCCCGTCACAGGCTCGTGGGCGCTGGAAATCTTCAACGACGCCGTGAGTGACGAGCTCGTGGACGGCTACATTGACGACAACACGCGCTCGTGGAGCGGCGGAACGGTTTTCACGAACTTCGTCACGTCCGCGCGCACCGTCACTTGGCCCGCCACGGCCGACAGCGCCGTCACGGTGGCCTCCTACAGCACGCGCGGCGCCTTGGGGGTGCTGAGCAGCTTCAGCGGACGCGGCACCCGCGTCGACGGCGTCTCCATCCTGGACGTGGCCGCCCCGGGCGATAACGACATCTACACGGCGCGCTCAGAAGACCAAACCTCCCCTTGCTTTACCCCTTGCCTTGTTACTTGCGAGTCGCCTTGCCTGGCTATTCCTTGTCCTATATGGGGCCGCCATAAATTCTTCACCGGGACGTCGGCCTCCGCGCCGCACGCGGCCGCCGCGGCCGCCATCCTCAAGCAGTACATCCCGGCGCTTCCCCCCCCGCAGGTTCGCACCGCCATCCAGGACGGCGCCCTGGAAGACGCCAACACGGGCGCCACGCCGAACGACGACTGGGGCTACGGAAAACTGCGCATCCTGCAGGCCCTCAAGGAGGCCGACCGAACGCCTCCTGCGTGGGACACGACCGTGGGAGCGCAGACCGTCGTCACTTCCTGCGGCAGCGCCACCGTCTCGTGGAACCCCGCGACGGACCTCTATAAAAACCCTGTGCGATACCACGTCTACCGGGACGCCGTCTCCGGCTTTACGCCCAGCCTGGCCAACCGCATCGCCACGACCACTCTCACTTCTTATACGGACAGCGTTGCAGCCGGAACCTATTACTACATCGTGCGCGCAGAGGACTCGGCCATTGAGCCGAACGAGGACACGAACACCGTCGAGGTTTCTGCCGTGGTGCCGACCACTGTAGTGGCCTACGATACGTCCTTCGACCCAGTAACTACGCTCGCCGAGGATTGCGGTGACGGCGACGCCGTGGTGGAGCCTGGAGAGGGATGGTCGGCCACAGTACAACTCGAAAACACCTCCGTCTGCAACGCGACGAACGTCCTGGCAGACCTCACGGTTAATGCGGGATCCGCGGTGGCCGCGACGGTCTGCAACAACCCCGGTGACTACGGCAGCATCCCCGCGGGCGGGACGGCAACGTTCACGTATTCCTTCCTCGTGGACGCGGGTGCTGTGTGCGTGAACGACCTCACCTTCGACGTAACGGGCATTGTCTCGGATGAGGGAGCGTATCCCGGCGAGATTCCCGCGTTCTCGCTCCAGGTGGGCACGATCAATCCCGGCCCTACGGAAACCAGCTTCCAGGTGGCGGACCCGTTGGGAGCTCTGGACAGCACGGAGTTCTCTGATTTCGCACCTGCATTCACGATTCCAAGCCCTGCGAAGTCCGCTACGCTTTCCTACACGCTGTCGGGGGCAACCGACTTGGTGAACTGTGTCGAGGTGGCACTTGTGGACCCGTCTGCGACCGCGACGGTCGTGAAGCCGCTCGGGGTGGCGGACGAGAACCCCTATGACGTGACCGGGCTCTACACGAAGGCGGGCACGTACCAGCTTCGCCTGATGGAGGAAGGGGGGGGCTGCGGCGGCGGCGGTAAGGCGAAAGTCGCGGCAGGCACCCTGAGCGTAACGGCAGGCGTTGTGGAGTGCGACGCGAGCGCGTGCGTCTGTCCGTTTCCTCCGCCTCCGGAGCCTTCTCCCGTAGGCTCCGCCGATCCCCTGCTTGTTCCGACGACAGCGGCGGACCAGATTATTGTCGAGGACGTAGAGAACGAAACAGGCTACGTCGTCTACGAGGGCGCCATCGGCACATGGTACGGGACGCCTTCGCAGACATGCCTGGATACATGGAACGACGTTGGCTCGACGGTGGAGCTTGGCTATTCTATAGTAGGGGCGGGCGACCGATGGGTGGTGGTTTCGGCGGCGAACGCTTTCAGCGAATCAAGCTGCGGCACCGACAACGCGGGCGCGGAACGAAACGCCCAGCCCGGCTGGCCCGCCACGGGGCCGTGTCCGTAA
- a CDS encoding 2-oxoacid:acceptor oxidoreductase subunit alpha, giving the protein MPSKNAPLVNDVNIEIATVNGTGSQSSNNVLYRAILNMGIPASGKNIFPSNIQKLPTWFNVRASKDGYVARRNDADILIAMNPETATEDIARVPKGKIVIYNDSMAVDEKARPDLQYYPCSFDKLGVEVCDTPALRKYVVNIIYVGVVAQLIGLEWDALEAAIRGQFKGKSKAIDLNLVAARRGMEYAGESFKGDFPYRLEPMSEAKGKILIDGNTSVALGCLFGGCAFFPWYPITPASEVGEVLTRYAEKYRRTEDGKFRFAVTQTEDELAAVGMAIGGGWAGVRSGTATSGPGLSLMCEFLGLAYYTEVPVVVIDVQRVGPSTGLPTRTQQGDILLAAYISHGDTEHIMLLPSSANECFTFTQEAFNLAEEFQAPVFVMTDLDLGMNYWMADSFPYSTEPFRRGKVLDAKKLDELKQFSRYKDVDGDGVPYRTLPGTDHPLASYFLRGTGHDENAKYSEKPEVFVRVMDRLKKKYRTAADRVPQPDTVAEGKNGTAFLAYGTTHCAVVECLDQLRARGEEPGYLRLKALPLNEKVREFVGKHKRVYVVEQNRDGQMAQILQINFPDLAPRVRSMPHYNSFPIDAAFVTETYLKMEKEA; this is encoded by the coding sequence ATGCCCTCCAAAAACGCCCCTCTCGTAAACGACGTCAACATTGAGATAGCAACTGTTAATGGCACCGGCAGCCAGTCCTCGAACAACGTCCTTTACCGGGCCATACTCAACATGGGTATCCCCGCAAGCGGGAAGAATATTTTTCCTTCCAATATTCAGAAATTGCCTACCTGGTTCAACGTGCGCGCAAGCAAAGACGGCTACGTTGCCCGTCGCAATGACGCCGACATTTTGATTGCGATGAATCCCGAGACTGCGACGGAAGATATTGCCAGGGTCCCCAAGGGTAAGATAGTCATCTACAACGACTCCATGGCGGTGGACGAAAAGGCACGGCCTGACCTGCAATACTATCCCTGTTCCTTTGACAAACTCGGGGTGGAAGTCTGCGATACCCCTGCCCTCAGGAAGTACGTCGTAAACATAATTTATGTGGGTGTAGTAGCTCAGCTGATAGGCTTGGAATGGGACGCCCTTGAAGCTGCCATCCGCGGGCAGTTCAAGGGCAAGAGCAAAGCAATCGACTTGAACTTGGTGGCCGCCCGCAGGGGGATGGAATATGCCGGGGAGAGTTTTAAAGGCGACTTTCCGTACCGCCTCGAGCCGATGAGTGAAGCGAAAGGGAAGATACTTATCGATGGCAACACATCGGTGGCGCTGGGATGCCTGTTCGGTGGATGTGCCTTCTTCCCATGGTATCCGATTACGCCGGCCTCCGAAGTTGGAGAAGTTCTTACCCGCTACGCGGAGAAATACCGCAGGACGGAAGACGGCAAATTCAGATTCGCCGTGACCCAAACCGAGGACGAGCTTGCGGCGGTGGGTATGGCCATCGGTGGGGGCTGGGCGGGCGTGCGTTCCGGAACGGCCACCTCGGGCCCCGGCTTATCGCTCATGTGCGAGTTCCTGGGTCTTGCCTACTACACCGAAGTTCCCGTCGTGGTTATCGACGTCCAGCGGGTGGGACCCAGCACGGGGCTCCCGACACGCACCCAGCAGGGCGATATTCTTCTAGCGGCCTACATATCGCATGGCGACACGGAGCACATTATGTTGCTCCCCTCGTCCGCCAACGAGTGTTTCACGTTCACGCAGGAGGCCTTCAATCTCGCCGAGGAGTTCCAAGCACCTGTGTTTGTTATGACCGACCTCGACCTCGGGATGAACTACTGGATGGCTGATTCCTTTCCATATTCGACGGAACCATTCCGTCGTGGCAAGGTGCTGGATGCGAAGAAACTGGACGAGCTTAAGCAATTTTCACGCTACAAGGACGTTGACGGCGACGGCGTCCCCTACCGAACGCTTCCCGGCACCGATCACCCGCTTGCGTCATACTTTTTGCGAGGAACCGGCCACGACGAAAACGCCAAGTACTCGGAGAAGCCTGAGGTGTTTGTGCGCGTGATGGACCGTCTCAAAAAGAAGTATCGCACGGCGGCCGATCGGGTGCCGCAGCCAGATACGGTGGCCGAAGGGAAAAACGGCACGGCGTTCTTAGCTTACGGCACCACCCACTGCGCCGTCGTGGAATGCCTCGACCAGTTGCGGGCCCGGGGAGAGGAGCCGGGCTATCTACGGCTCAAGGCGCTTCCGCTCAACGAAAAGGTGCGGGAGTTCGTCGGGAAACACAAACGGGTCTATGTGGTGGAGCAGAACCGCGACGGCCAAATGGCGCAGATTCTGCAGATAAACTTCCCGGACCTCGCTCCACGCGTTCGCTCCATGCCGCACTATAACAGCTTTCCCATAGATGCTGCCTTCGTTACAGAAACCTACCTGAAGATGGAAAAGGAGGCCTAA
- a CDS encoding cytochrome ubiquinol oxidase subunit I, which produces MTGIEHAVAGGVPGGLLVARVLMALTLGYHIILACLGVGLPVMMLFAEWRFLRTADMGWKTLARRWSKAFTVLFAVGAVSGTILSFELGLLWPEFMGTFGAVIGLPFTLEAFAFFLEAIFLGIYLYTWDHLPPRLHWLSGFPVAVAGLASAWLVVTANAWMNTPRGFEMANGVVTDADPVAVMLNPATATQTAHMMLAAYFVTGFLVASVYAVAMLRGKNRLHHRRALSLALALGALCAPLQLVVGDASSRMVGRTQPAKLAAMEGQFRTQAGAPLRIGGFPDEQAMETRWAIEIPKMLSWLVHGDADAVIRGLDDFPPEDRPPVAIVHLSFQVMVAIGAGLTLLGGWAGWALWRRRFPGGRTFLWLTAVSGPLAVVALECGWVVTEVGRQPWIVQGVMRTAEAVTDAPGIPWVLAPLGVVYVVLTVGLVASLRFLARKPLPEADHAA; this is translated from the coding sequence ATGACTGGCATAGAACACGCGGTCGCAGGCGGCGTGCCTGGCGGGCTGTTGGTCGCCCGGGTTCTGATGGCCCTCACGCTGGGCTACCACATTATCCTGGCCTGTCTGGGCGTCGGGCTTCCCGTTATGATGCTCTTCGCCGAGTGGCGTTTTCTGCGCACTGCCGATATGGGCTGGAAAACGCTCGCCCGCCGCTGGTCGAAAGCGTTCACCGTCCTCTTTGCCGTCGGGGCGGTGTCCGGAACCATCCTGTCGTTCGAGCTGGGCCTGCTCTGGCCGGAGTTCATGGGCACGTTCGGGGCCGTCATAGGCCTGCCTTTCACGCTGGAGGCTTTTGCGTTTTTCCTGGAGGCAATCTTCCTGGGCATCTATCTTTACACGTGGGACCACTTGCCGCCTCGCTTGCACTGGCTGTCGGGGTTCCCCGTCGCCGTGGCGGGGCTGGCCTCGGCGTGGCTTGTCGTGACGGCTAACGCATGGATGAACACCCCGAGGGGCTTCGAGATGGCGAACGGCGTGGTGACCGACGCCGATCCCGTGGCGGTCATGTTGAACCCGGCCACCGCGACGCAGACCGCGCACATGATGCTTGCCGCTTATTTTGTCACCGGGTTTCTGGTCGCATCCGTCTATGCCGTGGCAATGCTGCGGGGAAAGAACCGTCTCCACCATCGGCGGGCTCTGTCTCTTGCGCTCGCGCTGGGAGCTCTTTGCGCTCCCTTGCAGCTCGTGGTCGGAGACGCGTCTTCGAGAATGGTCGGCCGGACGCAGCCCGCGAAGCTGGCCGCGATGGAGGGCCAGTTCCGCACCCAGGCCGGCGCCCCCTTGCGCATCGGCGGATTCCCCGACGAGCAGGCGATGGAGACGCGTTGGGCGATCGAGATTCCGAAGATGCTTTCGTGGCTGGTCCACGGAGACGCCGACGCCGTCATACGGGGGCTGGACGATTTTCCTCCGGAGGACAGGCCACCCGTCGCAATCGTTCACCTGTCCTTCCAAGTGATGGTCGCCATCGGCGCGGGCCTCACGCTGCTGGGCGGATGGGCGGGATGGGCGCTGTGGCGCCGCCGCTTCCCGGGAGGCAGGACGTTTCTGTGGCTGACGGCGGTGTCCGGCCCCCTCGCCGTCGTCGCCCTGGAGTGCGGCTGGGTCGTCACGGAGGTCGGGCGCCAACCGTGGATCGTGCAGGGAGTCATGCGCACGGCGGAGGCGGTCACGGACGCGCCCGGGATTCCATGGGTTCTCGCCCCTTTGGGAGTCGTGTACGTAGTGCTGACCGTGGGCCTCGTGGCGTCGCTTAGGTTTCTGGCGCGGAAGCCGCTTCCGGAGGCAGACCATGCTGCCTGA
- a CDS encoding diguanylate cyclase, protein MSARILVVEDTKAVREQIRNVLLKDQLAQEVIEATDGLKGFKLLVSHRPDLVICDITMPQLDGFKFLEMRSSRHELSAIPVLMLTASGDVENKVKALERGAVDYITKPFDDSELTARVKVHLQIKSLQDELRQANALLEKLAVTDGLTSIYNRRYLMDALEKEFQRAERYGESFAVILIDVDHFKGVNDNFGHQMGDFVLRELVQILSQQLRGTDIVGRYGGEEFVILLPGTDLQGAASLADRVRGLVEQHPFRWGDAFARITLSAGVVAYPHPSLQSPDDVVRQADAALYRAKEQGRNAVQVLNSA, encoded by the coding sequence ATGAGCGCAAGAATACTGGTCGTCGAAGATACCAAGGCGGTGCGTGAGCAGATTCGCAATGTTCTGCTCAAAGACCAGTTGGCGCAGGAGGTTATCGAAGCGACGGATGGACTCAAGGGCTTCAAGCTGCTGGTCAGCCACCGCCCGGACCTGGTCATCTGCGACATCACCATGCCCCAGCTCGACGGCTTCAAGTTTCTCGAAATGCGCTCCAGCCGCCATGAGCTGAGCGCCATTCCCGTCCTCATGCTCACGGCGAGCGGGGACGTGGAAAACAAGGTCAAGGCGCTTGAGCGTGGCGCCGTGGACTACATCACGAAGCCCTTCGACGACAGCGAGCTCACCGCGCGCGTCAAGGTGCATCTGCAAATCAAGTCGCTCCAGGACGAGCTGCGCCAAGCCAACGCCCTTCTGGAAAAACTCGCGGTCACCGACGGCCTCACTTCCATCTACAACCGCCGCTACCTGATGGATGCCCTCGAGAAGGAATTCCAGCGCGCGGAGCGGTACGGAGAGTCCTTCGCCGTGATTCTGATTGACGTGGACCACTTTAAGGGCGTCAACGACAACTTCGGACACCAGATGGGCGATTTCGTCCTGCGCGAGTTGGTGCAAATCCTGTCTCAGCAGCTGCGCGGCACCGACATCGTGGGCCGCTACGGCGGCGAGGAGTTTGTTATCCTTCTCCCGGGAACGGACCTGCAGGGGGCGGCCTCGCTCGCCGACCGCGTCCGCGGCCTCGTGGAGCAGCACCCGTTCCGATGGGGGGACGCCTTCGCCCGGATCACCCTCAGCGCCGGCGTCGTCGCCTACCCCCATCCTTCGCTCCAATCGCCGGACGACGTCGTCCGGCAGGCCGACGCCGCGCTCTATCGGGCGAAGGAGCAGGGGCGCAATGCCGTGCAGGTCCTGAACAGCGCCTGA